AGCGGCACGCCGAGTCGGTTGTTGCCCTCGATATGGCCGGCCGAGGGAATCAGTTCATTCGCGGGCTTCACCTTGGTGAGCGGGGGGAAGAGGCCGTGGACCAGCGCGATCTTCTCGTCGAGCGTCATGCGGGTGACGATCGATTCGGCTCGGGCACGCGCGTCGGTGACGGCAGCCGGTGCTTCCTGCGCGAATCCCGCATTTGCGCCAATGGTAGCGATCGCAGTCGCTGCAAGCAGCGCGGCAACGGTCCGGCTCATCCTGTTCCCTCTCCTGACGGCGGTGCGACCGCCCTTCTTGGTGGCGCACAGACAGCATAATTTGAGAACGTTCACAACAGCGGTTTTCCGCCGTTCGTGGAAACTCCGCGAGGAATGGGCATGCTTGACAACGTTGTACAAAGGGTTCAGGTGAACGTTCTCAACGAGTGCAGATTCACTGCGCCGTAAAGGGGAGGACGAGGATGCGGGGCACGACTCGCTCGATTTCGCGACTGGTGATTGGCGTATCGACTCTGGCGATGGCCGCGACTCCGACACTGGCACAGGATACGCAGGACGCGCCGCCGCCCGCCGAGGAGACCGAGGACGTCGTCGTCACCGGCATCCGCGCCAGCCTCGAACAGTCGATGACGATCAAGCGCGACGCGCAGGGCGTGGTCGACGCGATCTCTGCCGAGGAGATCGGCAAGTTCCCCGACACCAACCTCGCCGAATCGCTTCAGCGCATCACCGGCGTGTCGATCGACCGCTCGAACGGCGAAGGCTCGCTGGTGACGGTCCGCGGCTTCGGTCCCGAATTCAACCTGGTGACGGTCAATGGCCGCCAGATGCCGACCGCCCTCATCGGTGACGGTGGCGGTCCGCCGTCGTCGCGCTCGTTCGACTTCGCGAACCTCGCTTCGGAAGGCATTTCGGCGGTCGAGGTCTACAAGAGCGGCCGCGTGACGATGGAATCGGGCGGTATCGGCTCGACCATCAACATTCGCACGCCGCGCCCGCTCGACCGGCCGGGCCTGCGCGGAAGCATCTCGGTGAAGGGCGTGTACGACACGTCGCGCAACGAGGGCGATCCGATCACCCCCGAAATCTCGGGCATCGTCAGCTCGACCTTCGCCGACGACCGGATCGGCATCATGATCGCCGGCTCGTACCAGAAGCGCAAATCGAGCACGAACACCGCCAGTGCCGGCTGGCGCGACGGCTATCTCGGCAGCGAGAACAACTGGGGCTCGCTGGCGCAGCCGGGCACGCCGCGCGCTGCGAACATCACCAACCGTCCCGATCCGACCGACGTCTATCAGGTGCCGCAGAGCGCGTCCTACAATCTCGAGGACATCAACCGCGAGCGCATCAACGGCCAGGCGGTGCTGCAATTCCGTCCGATCGACAGCCTCACCGCGACGATCGATTTCCTCTACTCGCGCAACACGGTCGAAACGCGGAACAGCAACGTCGGCGTGTGGTTCAACCACGAAGACACGTCGAGCGCGTGGACCGACGGCCCGGTCGCCGGTCCGATCTTCTACACCGAACGCTTCGCGCCTCCCACCGGGGTTCCCAGCCCGAACGCCCTCTATGGCGGCAAGGATCTTTCGTACAGCGGCGCGCTGATCGAGAACCGCGCCGAGAACAAGTCGTTGGGCGCCAATCTGGAATGGAAGGCGCCGGGCGGCATGACGGTGGAGCTCGATTTCCATCATTCGACAGCCCAGGTGAATCCGGTCAACAATTACGGTTCAAGCATGTCGCTGGGCAACGCCGTCTTCGGCGTTCAAAGCCAGTCGGTCAATTTCGAGAATGACATGCCGATCATCTCCTATCAGATGTTCCCGGGGATCGATCCGCTGAATGCAGGCATGATCGCCTCGACCGGCAACGCCTTCCGCAACGCCTATTTCCGGAACCGCATCAACCAGGCGCAGCTGCGTGGTCACTACGACCATGACGAGGGGTTCCTCGACAGCATCGATTTCGGCGTGTCCTATATCGACAGCAAGGTGCGCTCGGCCTTCGGCACGATCCAGAACGACGATACCTGGGGCGGTGCTGGCCCGGCGTCTGATATCCCTGACGACATCTTCACCCTCGTGACCCTGCCGGACAAGTTCCCGGGGCTTGCCCAGTCCGGCATGATCCAGAGCTTCTACACCTTCAACTTCGAGCGGCTGGCCGATCTGGCGGAGCAGGAGTACCAGGTGTGCAGCAATCCCGCGACGGGCTCGGCCCAGCCGGGCACCTGTCTCGCCAACTTCAATACCGACCGGCGCATCACCGAGAAGACGCTGGCGCCGTACCTGCAGATCGCGACCAAGTTCGACCTCTTCCAGAATCCGGCGCATTTCGTGGCGGGTGTTCGCTACGAGACGACCACCGTCGCATCCTCGGCGATGGTGCCGGCGCCCGCGACCACCAACTGGGTGGGCGAGAACGAATTCAACATCGTCTTTTCGGGCGGCAGCGAATTCACGCTGTTCAAGGGCTCGTATCAGAACTGGCTGCCGGCATTCGACTTTGACCTCTCGCCGCTGACCAACGTCAAGCTGCGCGCGTCGTACAGCCACACGATCACCCGTGCCGACTATGCCAGCATGCAGGGTGGACGCACGCTCGACACGCTCTTCCGCGTCGGCGGCGGCACGGGCGCGCAGGGCAACCCCGGCCTGATCCCTTACAAGTCGAAGAATATCGATCTGTCCGCGGAATGGTATTACGCGCCCGGCAGCTACATTTCGGTCGGCTATTTCCACAAGGACGTGGAGAACTTCATCTCCTCGACGCGGATCGATACGACGGCCTTTGGGCTGACGACTCCGGTCGACGGGCCGCGTTGGCAGGCGGCCGTGGCTGCGGGGAGGACGACAGTCAGCGCGATCCGGCAATATATCTTCGACACTTTCCCCAGCACGGTGACGATCACCGGAGGGGGTCCGGGTGCATGGACCGGCATCATCCATGCGGCGCCCGGCGATCCGCTGGTCAATTTCGAGGTCACGCAGCCGGTCAACAGCGACCAGACCGCCGCGATCAACGGCTGGGAATTCGCGCTCCAGCACGCCCTCTGGGATACCGGCTTCGGCGTGATCCTGAACTATACGATCGTCAATGGCGACGCGACCTATGACAATACGCAGCCATCGTCGGTGACCCAGTTCGCGCTGACCGGCCTCAGCGACAGCGCCAATGCCGTCGCCTATTACGACAAGAACGGGCTCCAGGCGCGCGTCGCATGGAACTGGCGCGACAAGTTCCTCGCGGGAACGGGGCCCAACCCCTTCTATACGGAGGCATATTGGCAGCTCGACGCCAGCGCGAGCTATGAGTTCATCCCCGGCCTCACCGGCTTTGTCGAGGCGATCAACCTCACCGGGGAAGGCCGGCGCGGGCATCTGCGGCACGAGAACAACGTGACCTTCGTGCAGCCGGGATTTGCGCGCTACGCGGCGGGCGTGAGGTTCAACTTCTAGGGCAGGTATGTTGGCCCGCAGCCCGCGCGCGCTTTCAGGTGACGCGGGCCGGGCGCTGGCCTAGGATCGGGTTCAATGCACAGCGTGGTCGAGAGGGTTGTCATCGTGGGCGGCGGCACTGCCGGCTGGCTGGCGGCGTCGCGCCTCGCCAGCTCGCCGCGCGCCCGCTCCGGCGGGCTCCGCGTCACGCTGATCGAGGCGCCCGATATCCCGATCATCGGCGTCGGCGAAGGCACCTGGCCGACGATGCGCGCGACGCTTGCGGCGATCGGCCTCGGCGAGGCCGAATTCCTGCTCGCCTGCGACGCGTCGTTCAAGCAGGGATCGCGCTTTGACGGCTGGCTCGAGGGCACCCCGGAGGACCGTTACTATCATCCCTTCACCTCCCCACCCCCCGCCGCGATGGCAGAATTGCTCGCGGCCTGGCAGACGACGGCGCCCGACCTGTCCTTTGCCGCCGTGATGACCCCGCAGGCGCATGTCTGCGACCACGACCTCGCTCCGCGCCAGCGGATGATGCCCGACTATCAGGGCGCGGCGAACTATGCCTATCATCTCGACGCCGGCAAGTTCGCCGTGCTGCTCACCTCGCACGCGACGCGGCGGCTCGGCGTCGAACATGTCGCCGCGCATGTCACCGGCGTGCGGCGCGGTGCGGGCGATACGATCGCCGCGGTCGTCACGCGCGAGCGCGGGGAGATTGAAGGCGACCTGTTCGTCGACTGCACCGGCCTTGCCGGGGTACTGATCGGCGGGGAGCTGGGGGTCGAGTGGATCGACCGCAGTGACACGCTGTTCAACGATCGCGCGCTCGCCGCGCAGGTCCCCGTCGAGCCCGGGAGTGCGATCGCGTCGCAAACCGTGTCGACCGCGCATGAAGCGGGCTGGATCTGGGACATCGGGCTGCCCAGTCGGCGCGGCATCGGCTGCGTCTATGCCAGCCGCTTCATGGACGATGCCGCGGCGGAGGCGAGCCTGCGCGCCTATATCGCCCGCGTGCTACCCGACGCACCCGAAGTGCCGGTGCGCCGTCTTGCGTTCCCGACCGGCCATCGCGCGCGCTTCTGGCAAGGCAATTGCGTCGCCATCGGCCTGTCGGCGGGCTTCATCGAGCCGCTCGAGGCCTCGGCGATCGTGCTGATCGAATTGTCATTGAATGCGCTGATCGACAATTTTCCGGCCGATGCGGTGGCGATGCCGATCCACGCCAGACGCTTCAACAGCTTGTTCCGCTATCGCTGGGACCGCATCGTCGAGTTCCTGAAGCTCCATTATGCGCTGAGCCGCCGTCAGGAGCCCTATT
This portion of the Sphingomonas sp. BT-65 genome encodes:
- a CDS encoding tryptophan halogenase family protein; protein product: MHSVVERVVIVGGGTAGWLAASRLASSPRARSGGLRVTLIEAPDIPIIGVGEGTWPTMRATLAAIGLGEAEFLLACDASFKQGSRFDGWLEGTPEDRYYHPFTSPPPAAMAELLAAWQTTAPDLSFAAVMTPQAHVCDHDLAPRQRMMPDYQGAANYAYHLDAGKFAVLLTSHATRRLGVEHVAAHVTGVRRGAGDTIAAVVTRERGEIEGDLFVDCTGLAGVLIGGELGVEWIDRSDTLFNDRALAAQVPVEPGSAIASQTVSTAHEAGWIWDIGLPSRRGIGCVYASRFMDDAAAEASLRAYIARVLPDAPEVPVRRLAFPTGHRARFWQGNCVAIGLSAGFIEPLEASAIVLIELSLNALIDNFPADAVAMPIHARRFNSLFRYRWDRIVEFLKLHYALSRRQEPYWLAQRDPAHIPPRLAEMLTLWRDQPPSTWDFPQVDEIFSAESHQYILYGMGHPVPAGVQANDKAGAMLMQNRQRARSLAAALPSNRDYLDALRAEAGAAAVRHESRV
- a CDS encoding TonB-dependent receptor: MRGTTRSISRLVIGVSTLAMAATPTLAQDTQDAPPPAEETEDVVVTGIRASLEQSMTIKRDAQGVVDAISAEEIGKFPDTNLAESLQRITGVSIDRSNGEGSLVTVRGFGPEFNLVTVNGRQMPTALIGDGGGPPSSRSFDFANLASEGISAVEVYKSGRVTMESGGIGSTINIRTPRPLDRPGLRGSISVKGVYDTSRNEGDPITPEISGIVSSTFADDRIGIMIAGSYQKRKSSTNTASAGWRDGYLGSENNWGSLAQPGTPRAANITNRPDPTDVYQVPQSASYNLEDINRERINGQAVLQFRPIDSLTATIDFLYSRNTVETRNSNVGVWFNHEDTSSAWTDGPVAGPIFYTERFAPPTGVPSPNALYGGKDLSYSGALIENRAENKSLGANLEWKAPGGMTVELDFHHSTAQVNPVNNYGSSMSLGNAVFGVQSQSVNFENDMPIISYQMFPGIDPLNAGMIASTGNAFRNAYFRNRINQAQLRGHYDHDEGFLDSIDFGVSYIDSKVRSAFGTIQNDDTWGGAGPASDIPDDIFTLVTLPDKFPGLAQSGMIQSFYTFNFERLADLAEQEYQVCSNPATGSAQPGTCLANFNTDRRITEKTLAPYLQIATKFDLFQNPAHFVAGVRYETTTVASSAMVPAPATTNWVGENEFNIVFSGGSEFTLFKGSYQNWLPAFDFDLSPLTNVKLRASYSHTITRADYASMQGGRTLDTLFRVGGGTGAQGNPGLIPYKSKNIDLSAEWYYAPGSYISVGYFHKDVENFISSTRIDTTAFGLTTPVDGPRWQAAVAAGRTTVSAIRQYIFDTFPSTVTITGGGPGAWTGIIHAAPGDPLVNFEVTQPVNSDQTAAINGWEFALQHALWDTGFGVILNYTIVNGDATYDNTQPSSVTQFALTGLSDSANAVAYYDKNGLQARVAWNWRDKFLAGTGPNPFYTEAYWQLDASASYEFIPGLTGFVEAINLTGEGRRGHLRHENNVTFVQPGFARYAAGVRFNF